The genomic segment AAGTGTTTGCGACTCATAATCTGGAGGTCCCTGGTTCAAGCCCAGGCTGGTCCACAAAGAAGAGGCTCATTCTTAATAGAATAGAGCCTTTTTTGTTTGCAACCCCTCCAGATATAACTCTGTTGCTCTTGGTTAATTTACTCCTATTTTAAGCAGATGTTGACTAATTAAAATAGAGTTAATATACTGACTATTAAAGCATAAATTAAAAGGAGTGAGTTAAAAGTTGACGGAACATATAACGTCAAGATTAGATTTTAATTGATAATGAAAACATTTAGATTATTAGCAACCTCATTATTGGTTGCATTAGGCATGGGAGTTAGTTCCTGTGGGGATGAGATTACTAACGAAGTGGTTCAACAAGAGCCTGACAACACTTTAGAGTTATTACTTGGAACTTGGCAAGGAGCAGGTGAAGCAGAGGGTGAAACACTTACCTTTAACAAGGATAAGACCTATGCAGAGATAAGTGAGAATGAAACTCTAAGCGGTAGATTTGAGTACTTCCCTAACAGATATATGTTCGTTATTTACTATACAACTGATTGGGGAGAAGAGAATACTATTTACACTGTCGTTAAGATTACTGAAGACGAACTATATCTTAACAACAATGGACATAGTGATATAGTAATTTACAATCGTAAACCATAATTAATTTAACAATAATGAGAACTTTAAGATTAATTGGAACGACCTTATTAATGGTTATGTTGGCTGTAAACTTTACAGCGTGCGGTGATGATGAAGACGGACAGACTATCATTGAACAAGCCAACCTGATAGGTAAATGGCAGTCCACTTGGGAGAAGATTCACAAAGTGGAGAATGGTAAAGAAGTAATAACTTCTGATGAAGCCTATACCAATGGTTTATGGGAGTTCAAGGCTGACGGTACTTGCATAGAAAGTTATGTGGACGGTGGATATACAGAAACAAGTCGTTGGTCTTTGAAAGACAATAAGCTGACTATCTCTTACGATGATGGTTATTCAGATGTCCTTACCGTCAATGAACTTACAGCTATCAAGTTAGTTCTCGCCTTTGAGGATTGGGACACAATGGAAGATGGTAGCGAAGAATTGGACGATATTACAACAACCACTTACAAGAAGATTGACTAATTACCAATCTACTTAAG from the Bacteroides eggerthii genome contains:
- a CDS encoding lipocalin family protein, which gives rise to MRTLRLIGTTLLMVMLAVNFTACGDDEDGQTIIEQANLIGKWQSTWEKIHKVENGKEVITSDEAYTNGLWEFKADGTCIESYVDGGYTETSRWSLKDNKLTISYDDGYSDVLTVNELTAIKLVLAFEDWDTMEDGSEELDDITTTTYKKID